One genomic window of Monodelphis domestica isolate mMonDom1 chromosome 1, mMonDom1.pri, whole genome shotgun sequence includes the following:
- the NCOA5 gene encoding nuclear receptor coactivator 5 isoform X5 encodes MVLEMVGMQDGIGPQFEAAQGENPGMAGMAEMPETPETCGTPGMPETCGTPGMRDSRDPVYNREESYDRYLRMEEYYRRKDDTYFDRYREHFDGRAPPGPENQSRAKERLKREERRREELYRQYFEEIQRRFDAERPVDCSVIVVNKQTKDYAESVGRKVRDLGMVVDLIFLNTEMSLTQALEDVGRGGSPFAIVITQQHQVHRSCTVNIMFGTPQEHRNMPQADAMVLVARNYERYKTESREKEREEIARQAAKMADEAIMQERERAAATPVEEGVRGGHPPAIQSLLNLLADNRYLTAEETDKIINYLRERKERLIRSSGDLLPGELCSRAKVKF; translated from the exons ATGGTTTTGGAGATGGTCGGGATGCAAGACGGGATCGGTCCCCAGTTCGAGGCAGCCCAAGGAGAGAACCCAGGGATGGCAGGAATGGCCGAGATGCCCGAGACTCCAGAGACATGCGGGACCCCAGGGATGCCAGAGACATGCGGGACCCCAGGGA TGAGGGATTCACGGGATCCTGTCTATAATAG AGAAGAATCATATGACCGTTATTTGCGCATGGAAGAGTATTACAGAAGGAAGGATGACACTTATTTTGATCGTTACAGAGAACATTTTGATGGACGAGCTCCCCCAGGCCCAGAAAATCAGTCTCGTGCTAAAG AACGTCTGAAGCGTGAGGAGCGGCGTAGAGAAGAGCTGTATCGTCAGTATTTTGAGGAAATCCAAAGGCGCTTCGATGCTGAAAGGCCTGTAGATTGCTCTGTGATCGTGGTCAACAAGCAGACAAA AGACTATGCTGAGTCCGTGGGGAGGAAAGTTCGAGACTTGGGCATGGTGGTAGACCTAATTTTCCTAAACACAGAGATGTCACTGACACAGGCCCTGGAGGATGTTGGAAGAGGTGGATCTCCCTTTGCCATTGTCATCACCCAGCAGCACCAAGTTCATCGCTCCTGTACAGTTAATATCATGTTTGGGACTCCACAAG AGCATCGTAACATGCCCCAAGCAGATGCCATGGTGCTGGTAGCAAGGAACTATGAACGCTACAAGACTGAATCTCGGGAGAAGGAACGAGAGGAAATCGCCAGGCAGGCAGCCAAGATGGCAGATGAGGCCATTATGCAGGAAAGGGAACGAGCAGCAGCAACCCCTGTGGAGGAGGGGGTACGAGGGGGCCACCCACCTGCCATCCAGAGCCTCCTCAATTTACTGGCTGATAACAGGTACCTCACTGCCGAAGAAACAGACAAGATCATTAACTATTTACGTGAGCGGAAGGAACGACTTATAAGGAGCAGCGGGGACCTTCTGCCAGGTGAGCTGTGCAGCAGGGCCAAGGTGAAGTTCTGA
- the NCOA5 gene encoding nuclear receptor coactivator 5 isoform X3, translating into MRDPRDARDMRDPRDSRDMRDPRDSRDMRDPRDSRDMRDPRDMRDPRDARDMRDPRDIRDLRDLGDPRELRDPRDMRDLRNIRDVPRDPMYDRYQEVRDSRDPVYNRREESYDRYLRMEEYYRRKDDTYFDRYREHFDGRAPPGPENQSRAKERLKREERRREELYRQYFEEIQRRFDAERPVDCSVIVVNKQTKDYAESVGRKVRDLGMVVDLIFLNTEMSLTQALEDVGRGGSPFAIVITQQHQVHRSCTVNIMFGTPQEHRNMPQADAMVLVARNYERYKTESREKEREEIARQAAKMADEAIMQERERAAATPVEEGVRGGHPPAIQSLLNLLADNRYLTAEETDKIINYLRERKERLIRSSGDLLPATISRQPLGATSGTSLKSQSSLPSPQPLQSSQALPPATPAPASAPTPQQELQAKILSLFNSGAATAAAAVVANSSPTPATAPPAGTQNQNFATMANNQSQQRSQASGNQPPSILGQGGSACNVGPRPGAPSQGLFGQSSNRLAPASNVAGQRPVSSTYINFDNPSVQKALDTLIQSGPALSHLVSQTTAQVGRSQAPLGSYQRHY; encoded by the exons ATGCGGGACCCCAGGGATGCCAGAGACATGCGGGACCCCAGGGATTCTAGAGACATGCGGGACCCCAGGGATTCTAGAGACATGCGGGACCCCAGGGATTCTAGAGACATGCGGGATCCCAGGGATATGAGGGATCCCAGAGATGCCAGAGACATGCGGGATCCTCGGGATATAAGAGATCTCAGGGACCTTGGAGATCCTCGAGAGCTGAGAGATCCCAGGGATATGAGAGATCTACGTAATATTCGGGATGTCCCACGAGACCCTATGTATGACAGATACCAAGAAGTGAGGGATTCACGGGATCCTGTCTATAATAG GAGAGAAGAATCATATGACCGTTATTTGCGCATGGAAGAGTATTACAGAAGGAAGGATGACACTTATTTTGATCGTTACAGAGAACATTTTGATGGACGAGCTCCCCCAGGCCCAGAAAATCAGTCTCGTGCTAAAG AACGTCTGAAGCGTGAGGAGCGGCGTAGAGAAGAGCTGTATCGTCAGTATTTTGAGGAAATCCAAAGGCGCTTCGATGCTGAAAGGCCTGTAGATTGCTCTGTGATCGTGGTCAACAAGCAGACAAA AGACTATGCTGAGTCCGTGGGGAGGAAAGTTCGAGACTTGGGCATGGTGGTAGACCTAATTTTCCTAAACACAGAGATGTCACTGACACAGGCCCTGGAGGATGTTGGAAGAGGTGGATCTCCCTTTGCCATTGTCATCACCCAGCAGCACCAAGTTCATCGCTCCTGTACAGTTAATATCATGTTTGGGACTCCACAAG AGCATCGTAACATGCCCCAAGCAGATGCCATGGTGCTGGTAGCAAGGAACTATGAACGCTACAAGACTGAATCTCGGGAGAAGGAACGAGAGGAAATCGCCAGGCAGGCAGCCAAGATGGCAGATGAGGCCATTATGCAGGAAAGGGAACGAGCAGCAGCAACCCCTGTGGAGGAGGGGGTACGAGGGGGCCACCCACCTGCCATCCAGAGCCTCCTCAATTTACTGGCTGATAACAGGTACCTCACTGCCGAAGAAACAGACAAGATCATTAACTATTTACGTGAGCGGAAGGAACGACTTATAAGGAGCAGCGGGGACCTTCTGCCAG CTACTATTTCCCGACAACCCCTTGGGGCAACTTCGGGCACTTCACTGAAATCCCAGTCCAGCCTGCCTAGCCCCCAGCCTCTCCAGAGCAGTCAGGCACTCCCTCCGGCTACACCAGCTCCAGCATCAGCCCCCACCCCACAGCAGGAGCTTCAGGCCAAAATCCTCAGCCTCTTTAATAGTGGTGCCGCCACTGCTGCTGCAGCTGTTGTGGCCAACAGCAGTCCTACCCCTGCCACAGCTCCCCCTGCAGGCACACAGAACCAGAATTTTGCCACCATGGCTAACAACCAGTCTCAACAAAGATCACAGGCCTCAGGCAACCAGCCTCCAAGTATCTTGGGACAGGGAGGCTCTGCCTGCAACGTAGGCCCCAGGCCCGGGGCGCCATCTCAAGGGCTCTTCGGCCAGTCCTCCAATCGCCTGGCACCTGCAAGCAATGTTGCTGGCCAAAGGCCAGTGTCCTCCACATATATCAACTTTGATAATCCAAGTGTACAGAAAGCCCTGGACACCCTGATCCAGAGTGGCCCTGCCCTTTCTCACCTGGTGAGTCAAACCACAGCACAGGTGGGACGATCCCAAGCCCCTCTGGGATCCTACCAGAGGCATTACTGA
- the NCOA5 gene encoding nuclear receptor coactivator 5 isoform X1, which translates to MNTAPARPSPARRDPYGFGDGRDARRDRSPVRGSPRREPRDGRNGRDARDSRDMRDPRDARDMRDPRDSRDMRDPRDSRDMRDPRDSRDMRDPRDMRDPRDARDMRDPRDIRDLRDLGDPRELRDPRDMRDLRNIRDVPRDPMYDRYQEVRDSRDPVYNRREESYDRYLRMEEYYRRKDDTYFDRYREHFDGRAPPGPENQSRAKERLKREERRREELYRQYFEEIQRRFDAERPVDCSVIVVNKQTKDYAESVGRKVRDLGMVVDLIFLNTEMSLTQALEDVGRGGSPFAIVITQQHQVHRSCTVNIMFGTPQEHRNMPQADAMVLVARNYERYKTESREKEREEIARQAAKMADEAIMQERERAAATPVEEGVRGGHPPAIQSLLNLLADNRYLTAEETDKIINYLRERKERLIRSSGDLLPATISRQPLGATSGTSLKSQSSLPSPQPLQSSQALPPATPAPASAPTPQQELQAKILSLFNSGAATAAAAVVANSSPTPATAPPAGTQNQNFATMANNQSQQRSQASGNQPPSILGQGGSACNVGPRPGAPSQGLFGQSSNRLAPASNVAGQRPVSSTYINFDNPSVQKALDTLIQSGPALSHLVSQTTAQVGRSQAPLGSYQRHY; encoded by the exons atgaatacGGCTCCAGCAAGACCCAGCCCAGCACGAAG GGATCCATATGGTTTTGGAGATGGTCGGGATGCAAGACGGGATCGGTCCCCAGTTCGAGGCAGCCCAAGGAGAGAACCCAGGGATGGCAGGAATGGCCGAGATGCCCGAGACTCCAGAGACATGCGGGACCCCAGGGATGCCAGAGACATGCGGGACCCCAGGGATTCTAGAGACATGCGGGACCCCAGGGATTCTAGAGACATGCGGGACCCCAGGGATTCTAGAGACATGCGGGATCCCAGGGATATGAGGGATCCCAGAGATGCCAGAGACATGCGGGATCCTCGGGATATAAGAGATCTCAGGGACCTTGGAGATCCTCGAGAGCTGAGAGATCCCAGGGATATGAGAGATCTACGTAATATTCGGGATGTCCCACGAGACCCTATGTATGACAGATACCAAGAAGTGAGGGATTCACGGGATCCTGTCTATAATAG GAGAGAAGAATCATATGACCGTTATTTGCGCATGGAAGAGTATTACAGAAGGAAGGATGACACTTATTTTGATCGTTACAGAGAACATTTTGATGGACGAGCTCCCCCAGGCCCAGAAAATCAGTCTCGTGCTAAAG AACGTCTGAAGCGTGAGGAGCGGCGTAGAGAAGAGCTGTATCGTCAGTATTTTGAGGAAATCCAAAGGCGCTTCGATGCTGAAAGGCCTGTAGATTGCTCTGTGATCGTGGTCAACAAGCAGACAAA AGACTATGCTGAGTCCGTGGGGAGGAAAGTTCGAGACTTGGGCATGGTGGTAGACCTAATTTTCCTAAACACAGAGATGTCACTGACACAGGCCCTGGAGGATGTTGGAAGAGGTGGATCTCCCTTTGCCATTGTCATCACCCAGCAGCACCAAGTTCATCGCTCCTGTACAGTTAATATCATGTTTGGGACTCCACAAG AGCATCGTAACATGCCCCAAGCAGATGCCATGGTGCTGGTAGCAAGGAACTATGAACGCTACAAGACTGAATCTCGGGAGAAGGAACGAGAGGAAATCGCCAGGCAGGCAGCCAAGATGGCAGATGAGGCCATTATGCAGGAAAGGGAACGAGCAGCAGCAACCCCTGTGGAGGAGGGGGTACGAGGGGGCCACCCACCTGCCATCCAGAGCCTCCTCAATTTACTGGCTGATAACAGGTACCTCACTGCCGAAGAAACAGACAAGATCATTAACTATTTACGTGAGCGGAAGGAACGACTTATAAGGAGCAGCGGGGACCTTCTGCCAG CTACTATTTCCCGACAACCCCTTGGGGCAACTTCGGGCACTTCACTGAAATCCCAGTCCAGCCTGCCTAGCCCCCAGCCTCTCCAGAGCAGTCAGGCACTCCCTCCGGCTACACCAGCTCCAGCATCAGCCCCCACCCCACAGCAGGAGCTTCAGGCCAAAATCCTCAGCCTCTTTAATAGTGGTGCCGCCACTGCTGCTGCAGCTGTTGTGGCCAACAGCAGTCCTACCCCTGCCACAGCTCCCCCTGCAGGCACACAGAACCAGAATTTTGCCACCATGGCTAACAACCAGTCTCAACAAAGATCACAGGCCTCAGGCAACCAGCCTCCAAGTATCTTGGGACAGGGAGGCTCTGCCTGCAACGTAGGCCCCAGGCCCGGGGCGCCATCTCAAGGGCTCTTCGGCCAGTCCTCCAATCGCCTGGCACCTGCAAGCAATGTTGCTGGCCAAAGGCCAGTGTCCTCCACATATATCAACTTTGATAATCCAAGTGTACAGAAAGCCCTGGACACCCTGATCCAGAGTGGCCCTGCCCTTTCTCACCTGGTGAGTCAAACCACAGCACAGGTGGGACGATCCCAAGCCCCTCTGGGATCCTACCAGAGGCATTACTGA
- the NCOA5 gene encoding nuclear receptor coactivator 5 isoform X2 — MNTAPARPSPARRDPYGFGDGRDARRDRSPVRGSPRREPRDGRNGRDARDSRDMRDPRDARDMRDPRDSRDMRDPRDSRDMRDPRDSRDMRDPRDMRDPRDARDMRDPRDIRDLRDLGDPRELRDPRDMRDLRNIRDVPRDPMYDRYQEVRDSRDPVYNREHFDGRAPPGPENQSRAKERLKREERRREELYRQYFEEIQRRFDAERPVDCSVIVVNKQTKDYAESVGRKVRDLGMVVDLIFLNTEMSLTQALEDVGRGGSPFAIVITQQHQVHRSCTVNIMFGTPQEHRNMPQADAMVLVARNYERYKTESREKEREEIARQAAKMADEAIMQERERAAATPVEEGVRGGHPPAIQSLLNLLADNRYLTAEETDKIINYLRERKERLIRSSGDLLPATISRQPLGATSGTSLKSQSSLPSPQPLQSSQALPPATPAPASAPTPQQELQAKILSLFNSGAATAAAAVVANSSPTPATAPPAGTQNQNFATMANNQSQQRSQASGNQPPSILGQGGSACNVGPRPGAPSQGLFGQSSNRLAPASNVAGQRPVSSTYINFDNPSVQKALDTLIQSGPALSHLVSQTTAQVGRSQAPLGSYQRHY; from the exons atgaatacGGCTCCAGCAAGACCCAGCCCAGCACGAAG GGATCCATATGGTTTTGGAGATGGTCGGGATGCAAGACGGGATCGGTCCCCAGTTCGAGGCAGCCCAAGGAGAGAACCCAGGGATGGCAGGAATGGCCGAGATGCCCGAGACTCCAGAGACATGCGGGACCCCAGGGATGCCAGAGACATGCGGGACCCCAGGGATTCTAGAGACATGCGGGACCCCAGGGATTCTAGAGACATGCGGGACCCCAGGGATTCTAGAGACATGCGGGATCCCAGGGATATGAGGGATCCCAGAGATGCCAGAGACATGCGGGATCCTCGGGATATAAGAGATCTCAGGGACCTTGGAGATCCTCGAGAGCTGAGAGATCCCAGGGATATGAGAGATCTACGTAATATTCGGGATGTCCCACGAGACCCTATGTATGACAGATACCAAGAAGTGAGGGATTCACGGGATCCTGTCTATAATAG AGAACATTTTGATGGACGAGCTCCCCCAGGCCCAGAAAATCAGTCTCGTGCTAAAG AACGTCTGAAGCGTGAGGAGCGGCGTAGAGAAGAGCTGTATCGTCAGTATTTTGAGGAAATCCAAAGGCGCTTCGATGCTGAAAGGCCTGTAGATTGCTCTGTGATCGTGGTCAACAAGCAGACAAA AGACTATGCTGAGTCCGTGGGGAGGAAAGTTCGAGACTTGGGCATGGTGGTAGACCTAATTTTCCTAAACACAGAGATGTCACTGACACAGGCCCTGGAGGATGTTGGAAGAGGTGGATCTCCCTTTGCCATTGTCATCACCCAGCAGCACCAAGTTCATCGCTCCTGTACAGTTAATATCATGTTTGGGACTCCACAAG AGCATCGTAACATGCCCCAAGCAGATGCCATGGTGCTGGTAGCAAGGAACTATGAACGCTACAAGACTGAATCTCGGGAGAAGGAACGAGAGGAAATCGCCAGGCAGGCAGCCAAGATGGCAGATGAGGCCATTATGCAGGAAAGGGAACGAGCAGCAGCAACCCCTGTGGAGGAGGGGGTACGAGGGGGCCACCCACCTGCCATCCAGAGCCTCCTCAATTTACTGGCTGATAACAGGTACCTCACTGCCGAAGAAACAGACAAGATCATTAACTATTTACGTGAGCGGAAGGAACGACTTATAAGGAGCAGCGGGGACCTTCTGCCAG CTACTATTTCCCGACAACCCCTTGGGGCAACTTCGGGCACTTCACTGAAATCCCAGTCCAGCCTGCCTAGCCCCCAGCCTCTCCAGAGCAGTCAGGCACTCCCTCCGGCTACACCAGCTCCAGCATCAGCCCCCACCCCACAGCAGGAGCTTCAGGCCAAAATCCTCAGCCTCTTTAATAGTGGTGCCGCCACTGCTGCTGCAGCTGTTGTGGCCAACAGCAGTCCTACCCCTGCCACAGCTCCCCCTGCAGGCACACAGAACCAGAATTTTGCCACCATGGCTAACAACCAGTCTCAACAAAGATCACAGGCCTCAGGCAACCAGCCTCCAAGTATCTTGGGACAGGGAGGCTCTGCCTGCAACGTAGGCCCCAGGCCCGGGGCGCCATCTCAAGGGCTCTTCGGCCAGTCCTCCAATCGCCTGGCACCTGCAAGCAATGTTGCTGGCCAAAGGCCAGTGTCCTCCACATATATCAACTTTGATAATCCAAGTGTACAGAAAGCCCTGGACACCCTGATCCAGAGTGGCCCTGCCCTTTCTCACCTGGTGAGTCAAACCACAGCACAGGTGGGACGATCCCAAGCCCCTCTGGGATCCTACCAGAGGCATTACTGA
- the NCOA5 gene encoding nuclear receptor coactivator 5 isoform X4, with translation MNTAPARPSPARRDPYGFGDGRDARRDRSPVRGSPRREPRDGRNGRDARDSRDMRDPRDARDMRDPRDSRDMRDPRDSRDMRDPRDSRDMRDPRDMRDPRDARDMRDPRDIRDLRDLGDPRELRDPRDMRDLRNIRDVPRDPMYDRYQEVRDSRDPVYNRREESYDRYLRMEEYYRRKDDTYFDRYREHFDGRAPPGPENQSRAKERLKREERRREELYRQYFEEIQRRFDAERPVDCSVIVVNKQTKDYAESVGRKVRDLGMVVDLIFLNTEMSLTQALEDVGRGGSPFAIVITQQHQVHRSCTVNIMFGTPQEHRNMPQADAMVLVARNYERYKTESREKEREEIARQAAKMADEAIMQERERAAATPVEEGVRGGHPPAIQSLLNLLADNRYLTAEETDKIINYLRERKERLIRSSGDLLPGELCSRAKVKF, from the exons atgaatacGGCTCCAGCAAGACCCAGCCCAGCACGAAG GGATCCATATGGTTTTGGAGATGGTCGGGATGCAAGACGGGATCGGTCCCCAGTTCGAGGCAGCCCAAGGAGAGAACCCAGGGATGGCAGGAATGGCCGAGATGCCCGAGACTCCAGAGACATGCGGGACCCCAGGGATGCCAGAGACATGCGGGACCCCAGGGATTCTAGAGACATGCGGGACCCCAGGGATTCTAGAGACATGCGGGACCCCAGGGATTCTAGAGACATGCGGGATCCCAGGGATATGAGGGATCCCAGAGATGCCAGAGACATGCGGGATCCTCGGGATATAAGAGATCTCAGGGACCTTGGAGATCCTCGAGAGCTGAGAGATCCCAGGGATATGAGAGATCTACGTAATATTCGGGATGTCCCACGAGACCCTATGTATGACAGATACCAAGAAGTGAGGGATTCACGGGATCCTGTCTATAATAG GAGAGAAGAATCATATGACCGTTATTTGCGCATGGAAGAGTATTACAGAAGGAAGGATGACACTTATTTTGATCGTTACAGAGAACATTTTGATGGACGAGCTCCCCCAGGCCCAGAAAATCAGTCTCGTGCTAAAG AACGTCTGAAGCGTGAGGAGCGGCGTAGAGAAGAGCTGTATCGTCAGTATTTTGAGGAAATCCAAAGGCGCTTCGATGCTGAAAGGCCTGTAGATTGCTCTGTGATCGTGGTCAACAAGCAGACAAA AGACTATGCTGAGTCCGTGGGGAGGAAAGTTCGAGACTTGGGCATGGTGGTAGACCTAATTTTCCTAAACACAGAGATGTCACTGACACAGGCCCTGGAGGATGTTGGAAGAGGTGGATCTCCCTTTGCCATTGTCATCACCCAGCAGCACCAAGTTCATCGCTCCTGTACAGTTAATATCATGTTTGGGACTCCACAAG AGCATCGTAACATGCCCCAAGCAGATGCCATGGTGCTGGTAGCAAGGAACTATGAACGCTACAAGACTGAATCTCGGGAGAAGGAACGAGAGGAAATCGCCAGGCAGGCAGCCAAGATGGCAGATGAGGCCATTATGCAGGAAAGGGAACGAGCAGCAGCAACCCCTGTGGAGGAGGGGGTACGAGGGGGCCACCCACCTGCCATCCAGAGCCTCCTCAATTTACTGGCTGATAACAGGTACCTCACTGCCGAAGAAACAGACAAGATCATTAACTATTTACGTGAGCGGAAGGAACGACTTATAAGGAGCAGCGGGGACCTTCTGCCAGGTGAGCTGTGCAGCAGGGCCAAGGTGAAGTTCTGA